The following proteins come from a genomic window of Trifolium pratense cultivar HEN17-A07 linkage group LG4, ARS_RC_1.1, whole genome shotgun sequence:
- the LOC123921108 gene encoding histone deacetylase 15 isoform X2, which produces MVVVVVEMNSVKSREAEISVHNQAYEVGESSVSDASDEVAEAKVQPNAKRARLQKELTFQDLYENQELFDEDDDEDGDWDPSQLQKCLEVIKWLCKNCTVDNINDDVCCRICGEHKDSKILSLGHFASPFAPDEDLNEIRPTIKGLRDIDPLESAANSSTAIGFDERMLLHAEVEMKPHPHPERPDRLRAIAASLARAGIFPGRCCSIPAREITQEELMMVHSSEHIESVEVTSKLMSSYFTSDTYANEHSACAARLAAGLCADLASAIVSGRAKNGFALVRPPGHHAGVKDVMGFCLHNNAAVAALAAQAAGAKKVLILDWDVHHGNGTQEIFEQNNSVLYISLHRHEGGAFYPGTGGAHEVGYMGAEGFCVNIPWSRGGVGDNDYIFAFQHVVLPIASEFAPDFTIISAGFDAARGDPLGGCDITPSGYAQMTHMLNALSGGKMLVILEGGYNLRSISSSATAVIKVLLGDSHVCELENSFPSKSGLQTVFEVLDIQNNFWPSLKPIFMNVMSLWKMYCLGKKSKPTKKRRRVIPPMWWRWGRRSFLFHMLNGHLRVKSK; this is translated from the exons ATGGTTGTTGTAGTTGTTGAAATGAATTCTGTAAAGAGTAGGGAAGCTGAGATAAGTGTTCACAATCAAGCTTATGAAGTTGGTGAGAGCTCGGTTTCAGATGCTAGTGATGAAGTTGCTGAGGCCAAGGTACAGCCTAATGCC AAAAGGGCCAGGTTGCAGAAGGAACTAACTTTTCAGGACTTGTATGAAAACCAAGAGCTGTTTGATGAGGATGATGACGAGGACGGTGATTGGGATCCGTCTCAGTTGCAGAAGTGTCTCGAAGTCATCAAGTGGTTGTGTAAAAATTGTACTGTGGATAACATAAACGATGATGTTTGTTGCAGA ATATGTGGGGAGCATAAAGATTCTAAAATCCTGAGCCTTGGGCATTTTGCATCTCCCTTTGCACCAGATGAAGATCTCAATGAGATCCGGCCAACCATAAAAGGACTGAGAG ATATTGACCCACTGGAATCTGCAGCAAACAGTTCTACGGCAATTGGCTTTGATGAAAGAATGTTGTTGCATGCAGAA GTTGAAATGAAACCGCATCCGCACCCTGAAAGGCCAGATCGACTTCGAGCAATTGCTGCCAGTCTTGCCAGAGCTG GTATATTTCCAGGAAGATGCTGTTCAATTCCTGCTAGAGAAATCACTCAAGAAGAACTTATGATG GTTCATTCTTCGGAGCATATTGAATCTGTGGAAGTTACAAGCAAGTTAATGTCTAG TTACTTCACTTCTGACACATACGCCAATGAGCATTCAGCATGTGCTGCTAGGTTGGCAGCTGGGTTATGTGCTGATCTGGCATCGGCAATTGTTTCTGGACGTGCCAAAAATGGATTTGCTTTG GTTAGACCTCCTGGTCATCATGCCGGTGTAAAAGATGTGATGGGGTTTTGCCTTCACAATAATGCTGCAGTGGCAGCATTGGCGGCTCAGGCTGCAGGGGCTAAGAAGGTGCTCATTTTAGATTGG GATGTTCATCATGGAAATGGCACACAGGAAATATTTGAGCAAAACAATTCA GTCTTGTATATATCATTGCATAGGCATGAGGGTGGAGCGTTTTATCCTGGTACTGGAGGTGCTCATGAG GTTGGTTATATGGGTGCAGAAGGTTTCTGTGTGAATATTCCGTGGAGTCGAGGTGGTGTTGGTGATAATGATTACATTTTTGCATTTCAGCATGTTGTACTTCCTATAG CTTCCGAATTTGCTCCAGATTTTACCATAATATCAGCAGGATTTGATGCTGCTAGAGGTGATCCCCTAGGAGGCTGTGAT ATTACTCCTTCTGGCTATGCACAGATGACACACATGTTGAATGCCCTTTCTGGTGGAAAAATGCTTGTTATTCTTGAGGGGGG CTATAATCTTCGTTCTATATCATCTTCTGCAACTGCAGTAATCAAG GTATTACTGGGTGATAGTCATGTATGTGAACTGGAAAACAGTTTCCCTTCCAAATCTGGCCTGCAAACTGTTTTCGAAGTCCTCGACATTCAGAATAATTTTTGGCCTTCCTTGAAACCTATCTTTATGAATGTGATGTCACTTTGGAAAATGTACTGTCTTGGGAAAAAAA gCAAACCCACCAAAAAGAGACGCCGAGTTATACCACCGATGTGGTGGAGATGGGGTCGTAGAAGTTTCTTATTCCATATGCTGAACGGCCATCTTCGTGTAAAATCAAAATGA
- the LOC123921108 gene encoding histone deacetylase 15 isoform X3, with protein sequence MVVVVVEMNSVKSREAEISVHNQAYEVGESSVSDASDEVAEAKLQKRARLQKELTFQDLYENQELFDEDDDEDGDWDPSQLQKCLEVIKWLCKNCTVDNINDDVCCRICGEHKDSKILSLGHFASPFAPDEDLNEIRPTIKGLRDIDPLESAANSSTAIGFDERMLLHAEVEMKPHPHPERPDRLRAIAASLARAGIFPGRCCSIPAREITQEELMMVHSSEHIESVEVTSKLMSSYFTSDTYANEHSACAARLAAGLCADLASAIVSGRAKNGFALVRPPGHHAGVKDVMGFCLHNNAAVAALAAQAAGAKKVLILDWDVHHGNGTQEIFEQNNSVLYISLHRHEGGAFYPGTGGAHEVGYMGAEGFCVNIPWSRGGVGDNDYIFAFQHVVLPIASEFAPDFTIISAGFDAARGDPLGGCDITPSGYAQMTHMLNALSGGKMLVILEGGYNLRSISSSATAVIKVLLGDSHVCELENSFPSKSGLQTVFEVLDIQNNFWPSLKPIFMNVMSLWKMYCLGKKSKPTKKRRRVIPPMWWRWGRRSFLFHMLNGHLRVKSK encoded by the exons ATGGTTGTTGTAGTTGTTGAAATGAATTCTGTAAAGAGTAGGGAAGCTGAGATAAGTGTTCACAATCAAGCTTATGAAGTTGGTGAGAGCTCGGTTTCAGATGCTAGTGATGAAGTTGCTGAGGCCAAG CTGCAGAAAAGGGCCAGGTTGCAGAAGGAACTAACTTTTCAGGACTTGTATGAAAACCAAGAGCTGTTTGATGAGGATGATGACGAGGACGGTGATTGGGATCCGTCTCAGTTGCAGAAGTGTCTCGAAGTCATCAAGTGGTTGTGTAAAAATTGTACTGTGGATAACATAAACGATGATGTTTGTTGCAGA ATATGTGGGGAGCATAAAGATTCTAAAATCCTGAGCCTTGGGCATTTTGCATCTCCCTTTGCACCAGATGAAGATCTCAATGAGATCCGGCCAACCATAAAAGGACTGAGAG ATATTGACCCACTGGAATCTGCAGCAAACAGTTCTACGGCAATTGGCTTTGATGAAAGAATGTTGTTGCATGCAGAA GTTGAAATGAAACCGCATCCGCACCCTGAAAGGCCAGATCGACTTCGAGCAATTGCTGCCAGTCTTGCCAGAGCTG GTATATTTCCAGGAAGATGCTGTTCAATTCCTGCTAGAGAAATCACTCAAGAAGAACTTATGATG GTTCATTCTTCGGAGCATATTGAATCTGTGGAAGTTACAAGCAAGTTAATGTCTAG TTACTTCACTTCTGACACATACGCCAATGAGCATTCAGCATGTGCTGCTAGGTTGGCAGCTGGGTTATGTGCTGATCTGGCATCGGCAATTGTTTCTGGACGTGCCAAAAATGGATTTGCTTTG GTTAGACCTCCTGGTCATCATGCCGGTGTAAAAGATGTGATGGGGTTTTGCCTTCACAATAATGCTGCAGTGGCAGCATTGGCGGCTCAGGCTGCAGGGGCTAAGAAGGTGCTCATTTTAGATTGG GATGTTCATCATGGAAATGGCACACAGGAAATATTTGAGCAAAACAATTCA GTCTTGTATATATCATTGCATAGGCATGAGGGTGGAGCGTTTTATCCTGGTACTGGAGGTGCTCATGAG GTTGGTTATATGGGTGCAGAAGGTTTCTGTGTGAATATTCCGTGGAGTCGAGGTGGTGTTGGTGATAATGATTACATTTTTGCATTTCAGCATGTTGTACTTCCTATAG CTTCCGAATTTGCTCCAGATTTTACCATAATATCAGCAGGATTTGATGCTGCTAGAGGTGATCCCCTAGGAGGCTGTGAT ATTACTCCTTCTGGCTATGCACAGATGACACACATGTTGAATGCCCTTTCTGGTGGAAAAATGCTTGTTATTCTTGAGGGGGG CTATAATCTTCGTTCTATATCATCTTCTGCAACTGCAGTAATCAAG GTATTACTGGGTGATAGTCATGTATGTGAACTGGAAAACAGTTTCCCTTCCAAATCTGGCCTGCAAACTGTTTTCGAAGTCCTCGACATTCAGAATAATTTTTGGCCTTCCTTGAAACCTATCTTTATGAATGTGATGTCACTTTGGAAAATGTACTGTCTTGGGAAAAAAA gCAAACCCACCAAAAAGAGACGCCGAGTTATACCACCGATGTGGTGGAGATGGGGTCGTAGAAGTTTCTTATTCCATATGCTGAACGGCCATCTTCGTGTAAAATCAAAATGA
- the LOC123921108 gene encoding histone deacetylase 15 isoform X1: MVVVVVEMNSVKSREAEISVHNQAYEVGESSVSDASDEVAEAKVQPNALQKRARLQKELTFQDLYENQELFDEDDDEDGDWDPSQLQKCLEVIKWLCKNCTVDNINDDVCCRICGEHKDSKILSLGHFASPFAPDEDLNEIRPTIKGLRDIDPLESAANSSTAIGFDERMLLHAEVEMKPHPHPERPDRLRAIAASLARAGIFPGRCCSIPAREITQEELMMVHSSEHIESVEVTSKLMSSYFTSDTYANEHSACAARLAAGLCADLASAIVSGRAKNGFALVRPPGHHAGVKDVMGFCLHNNAAVAALAAQAAGAKKVLILDWDVHHGNGTQEIFEQNNSVLYISLHRHEGGAFYPGTGGAHEVGYMGAEGFCVNIPWSRGGVGDNDYIFAFQHVVLPIASEFAPDFTIISAGFDAARGDPLGGCDITPSGYAQMTHMLNALSGGKMLVILEGGYNLRSISSSATAVIKVLLGDSHVCELENSFPSKSGLQTVFEVLDIQNNFWPSLKPIFMNVMSLWKMYCLGKKSKPTKKRRRVIPPMWWRWGRRSFLFHMLNGHLRVKSK; encoded by the exons ATGGTTGTTGTAGTTGTTGAAATGAATTCTGTAAAGAGTAGGGAAGCTGAGATAAGTGTTCACAATCAAGCTTATGAAGTTGGTGAGAGCTCGGTTTCAGATGCTAGTGATGAAGTTGCTGAGGCCAAGGTACAGCCTAATGCC CTGCAGAAAAGGGCCAGGTTGCAGAAGGAACTAACTTTTCAGGACTTGTATGAAAACCAAGAGCTGTTTGATGAGGATGATGACGAGGACGGTGATTGGGATCCGTCTCAGTTGCAGAAGTGTCTCGAAGTCATCAAGTGGTTGTGTAAAAATTGTACTGTGGATAACATAAACGATGATGTTTGTTGCAGA ATATGTGGGGAGCATAAAGATTCTAAAATCCTGAGCCTTGGGCATTTTGCATCTCCCTTTGCACCAGATGAAGATCTCAATGAGATCCGGCCAACCATAAAAGGACTGAGAG ATATTGACCCACTGGAATCTGCAGCAAACAGTTCTACGGCAATTGGCTTTGATGAAAGAATGTTGTTGCATGCAGAA GTTGAAATGAAACCGCATCCGCACCCTGAAAGGCCAGATCGACTTCGAGCAATTGCTGCCAGTCTTGCCAGAGCTG GTATATTTCCAGGAAGATGCTGTTCAATTCCTGCTAGAGAAATCACTCAAGAAGAACTTATGATG GTTCATTCTTCGGAGCATATTGAATCTGTGGAAGTTACAAGCAAGTTAATGTCTAG TTACTTCACTTCTGACACATACGCCAATGAGCATTCAGCATGTGCTGCTAGGTTGGCAGCTGGGTTATGTGCTGATCTGGCATCGGCAATTGTTTCTGGACGTGCCAAAAATGGATTTGCTTTG GTTAGACCTCCTGGTCATCATGCCGGTGTAAAAGATGTGATGGGGTTTTGCCTTCACAATAATGCTGCAGTGGCAGCATTGGCGGCTCAGGCTGCAGGGGCTAAGAAGGTGCTCATTTTAGATTGG GATGTTCATCATGGAAATGGCACACAGGAAATATTTGAGCAAAACAATTCA GTCTTGTATATATCATTGCATAGGCATGAGGGTGGAGCGTTTTATCCTGGTACTGGAGGTGCTCATGAG GTTGGTTATATGGGTGCAGAAGGTTTCTGTGTGAATATTCCGTGGAGTCGAGGTGGTGTTGGTGATAATGATTACATTTTTGCATTTCAGCATGTTGTACTTCCTATAG CTTCCGAATTTGCTCCAGATTTTACCATAATATCAGCAGGATTTGATGCTGCTAGAGGTGATCCCCTAGGAGGCTGTGAT ATTACTCCTTCTGGCTATGCACAGATGACACACATGTTGAATGCCCTTTCTGGTGGAAAAATGCTTGTTATTCTTGAGGGGGG CTATAATCTTCGTTCTATATCATCTTCTGCAACTGCAGTAATCAAG GTATTACTGGGTGATAGTCATGTATGTGAACTGGAAAACAGTTTCCCTTCCAAATCTGGCCTGCAAACTGTTTTCGAAGTCCTCGACATTCAGAATAATTTTTGGCCTTCCTTGAAACCTATCTTTATGAATGTGATGTCACTTTGGAAAATGTACTGTCTTGGGAAAAAAA gCAAACCCACCAAAAAGAGACGCCGAGTTATACCACCGATGTGGTGGAGATGGGGTCGTAGAAGTTTCTTATTCCATATGCTGAACGGCCATCTTCGTGTAAAATCAAAATGA
- the LOC123921108 gene encoding histone deacetylase 15 isoform X5 has protein sequence MVVVVVEMNSVKSREAEISVHNQAYEVGESSVSDASDEVAEAKKRARLQKELTFQDLYENQELFDEDDDEDGDWDPSQLQKCLEVIKWLCKNCTVDNINDDVCCRICGEHKDSKILSLGHFASPFAPDEDLNEIRPTIKGLRDIDPLESAANSSTAIGFDERMLLHAEVEMKPHPHPERPDRLRAIAASLARAGIFPGRCCSIPAREITQEELMMVHSSEHIESVEVTSKLMSSYFTSDTYANEHSACAARLAAGLCADLASAIVSGRAKNGFALVRPPGHHAGVKDVMGFCLHNNAAVAALAAQAAGAKKVLILDWDVHHGNGTQEIFEQNNSVLYISLHRHEGGAFYPGTGGAHEVGYMGAEGFCVNIPWSRGGVGDNDYIFAFQHVVLPIASEFAPDFTIISAGFDAARGDPLGGCDITPSGYAQMTHMLNALSGGKMLVILEGGYNLRSISSSATAVIKVLLGDSHVCELENSFPSKSGLQTVFEVLDIQNNFWPSLKPIFMNVMSLWKMYCLGKKSKPTKKRRRVIPPMWWRWGRRSFLFHMLNGHLRVKSK, from the exons ATGGTTGTTGTAGTTGTTGAAATGAATTCTGTAAAGAGTAGGGAAGCTGAGATAAGTGTTCACAATCAAGCTTATGAAGTTGGTGAGAGCTCGGTTTCAGATGCTAGTGATGAAGTTGCTGAGGCCAAG AAAAGGGCCAGGTTGCAGAAGGAACTAACTTTTCAGGACTTGTATGAAAACCAAGAGCTGTTTGATGAGGATGATGACGAGGACGGTGATTGGGATCCGTCTCAGTTGCAGAAGTGTCTCGAAGTCATCAAGTGGTTGTGTAAAAATTGTACTGTGGATAACATAAACGATGATGTTTGTTGCAGA ATATGTGGGGAGCATAAAGATTCTAAAATCCTGAGCCTTGGGCATTTTGCATCTCCCTTTGCACCAGATGAAGATCTCAATGAGATCCGGCCAACCATAAAAGGACTGAGAG ATATTGACCCACTGGAATCTGCAGCAAACAGTTCTACGGCAATTGGCTTTGATGAAAGAATGTTGTTGCATGCAGAA GTTGAAATGAAACCGCATCCGCACCCTGAAAGGCCAGATCGACTTCGAGCAATTGCTGCCAGTCTTGCCAGAGCTG GTATATTTCCAGGAAGATGCTGTTCAATTCCTGCTAGAGAAATCACTCAAGAAGAACTTATGATG GTTCATTCTTCGGAGCATATTGAATCTGTGGAAGTTACAAGCAAGTTAATGTCTAG TTACTTCACTTCTGACACATACGCCAATGAGCATTCAGCATGTGCTGCTAGGTTGGCAGCTGGGTTATGTGCTGATCTGGCATCGGCAATTGTTTCTGGACGTGCCAAAAATGGATTTGCTTTG GTTAGACCTCCTGGTCATCATGCCGGTGTAAAAGATGTGATGGGGTTTTGCCTTCACAATAATGCTGCAGTGGCAGCATTGGCGGCTCAGGCTGCAGGGGCTAAGAAGGTGCTCATTTTAGATTGG GATGTTCATCATGGAAATGGCACACAGGAAATATTTGAGCAAAACAATTCA GTCTTGTATATATCATTGCATAGGCATGAGGGTGGAGCGTTTTATCCTGGTACTGGAGGTGCTCATGAG GTTGGTTATATGGGTGCAGAAGGTTTCTGTGTGAATATTCCGTGGAGTCGAGGTGGTGTTGGTGATAATGATTACATTTTTGCATTTCAGCATGTTGTACTTCCTATAG CTTCCGAATTTGCTCCAGATTTTACCATAATATCAGCAGGATTTGATGCTGCTAGAGGTGATCCCCTAGGAGGCTGTGAT ATTACTCCTTCTGGCTATGCACAGATGACACACATGTTGAATGCCCTTTCTGGTGGAAAAATGCTTGTTATTCTTGAGGGGGG CTATAATCTTCGTTCTATATCATCTTCTGCAACTGCAGTAATCAAG GTATTACTGGGTGATAGTCATGTATGTGAACTGGAAAACAGTTTCCCTTCCAAATCTGGCCTGCAAACTGTTTTCGAAGTCCTCGACATTCAGAATAATTTTTGGCCTTCCTTGAAACCTATCTTTATGAATGTGATGTCACTTTGGAAAATGTACTGTCTTGGGAAAAAAA gCAAACCCACCAAAAAGAGACGCCGAGTTATACCACCGATGTGGTGGAGATGGGGTCGTAGAAGTTTCTTATTCCATATGCTGAACGGCCATCTTCGTGTAAAATCAAAATGA
- the LOC123921108 gene encoding histone deacetylase 15 isoform X4: MNSVKSREAEISVHNQAYEVGESSVSDASDEVAEAKVQPNALQKRARLQKELTFQDLYENQELFDEDDDEDGDWDPSQLQKCLEVIKWLCKNCTVDNINDDVCCRICGEHKDSKILSLGHFASPFAPDEDLNEIRPTIKGLRDIDPLESAANSSTAIGFDERMLLHAEVEMKPHPHPERPDRLRAIAASLARAGIFPGRCCSIPAREITQEELMMVHSSEHIESVEVTSKLMSSYFTSDTYANEHSACAARLAAGLCADLASAIVSGRAKNGFALVRPPGHHAGVKDVMGFCLHNNAAVAALAAQAAGAKKVLILDWDVHHGNGTQEIFEQNNSVLYISLHRHEGGAFYPGTGGAHEVGYMGAEGFCVNIPWSRGGVGDNDYIFAFQHVVLPIASEFAPDFTIISAGFDAARGDPLGGCDITPSGYAQMTHMLNALSGGKMLVILEGGYNLRSISSSATAVIKVLLGDSHVCELENSFPSKSGLQTVFEVLDIQNNFWPSLKPIFMNVMSLWKMYCLGKKSKPTKKRRRVIPPMWWRWGRRSFLFHMLNGHLRVKSK; this comes from the exons ATGAATTCTGTAAAGAGTAGGGAAGCTGAGATAAGTGTTCACAATCAAGCTTATGAAGTTGGTGAGAGCTCGGTTTCAGATGCTAGTGATGAAGTTGCTGAGGCCAAGGTACAGCCTAATGCC CTGCAGAAAAGGGCCAGGTTGCAGAAGGAACTAACTTTTCAGGACTTGTATGAAAACCAAGAGCTGTTTGATGAGGATGATGACGAGGACGGTGATTGGGATCCGTCTCAGTTGCAGAAGTGTCTCGAAGTCATCAAGTGGTTGTGTAAAAATTGTACTGTGGATAACATAAACGATGATGTTTGTTGCAGA ATATGTGGGGAGCATAAAGATTCTAAAATCCTGAGCCTTGGGCATTTTGCATCTCCCTTTGCACCAGATGAAGATCTCAATGAGATCCGGCCAACCATAAAAGGACTGAGAG ATATTGACCCACTGGAATCTGCAGCAAACAGTTCTACGGCAATTGGCTTTGATGAAAGAATGTTGTTGCATGCAGAA GTTGAAATGAAACCGCATCCGCACCCTGAAAGGCCAGATCGACTTCGAGCAATTGCTGCCAGTCTTGCCAGAGCTG GTATATTTCCAGGAAGATGCTGTTCAATTCCTGCTAGAGAAATCACTCAAGAAGAACTTATGATG GTTCATTCTTCGGAGCATATTGAATCTGTGGAAGTTACAAGCAAGTTAATGTCTAG TTACTTCACTTCTGACACATACGCCAATGAGCATTCAGCATGTGCTGCTAGGTTGGCAGCTGGGTTATGTGCTGATCTGGCATCGGCAATTGTTTCTGGACGTGCCAAAAATGGATTTGCTTTG GTTAGACCTCCTGGTCATCATGCCGGTGTAAAAGATGTGATGGGGTTTTGCCTTCACAATAATGCTGCAGTGGCAGCATTGGCGGCTCAGGCTGCAGGGGCTAAGAAGGTGCTCATTTTAGATTGG GATGTTCATCATGGAAATGGCACACAGGAAATATTTGAGCAAAACAATTCA GTCTTGTATATATCATTGCATAGGCATGAGGGTGGAGCGTTTTATCCTGGTACTGGAGGTGCTCATGAG GTTGGTTATATGGGTGCAGAAGGTTTCTGTGTGAATATTCCGTGGAGTCGAGGTGGTGTTGGTGATAATGATTACATTTTTGCATTTCAGCATGTTGTACTTCCTATAG CTTCCGAATTTGCTCCAGATTTTACCATAATATCAGCAGGATTTGATGCTGCTAGAGGTGATCCCCTAGGAGGCTGTGAT ATTACTCCTTCTGGCTATGCACAGATGACACACATGTTGAATGCCCTTTCTGGTGGAAAAATGCTTGTTATTCTTGAGGGGGG CTATAATCTTCGTTCTATATCATCTTCTGCAACTGCAGTAATCAAG GTATTACTGGGTGATAGTCATGTATGTGAACTGGAAAACAGTTTCCCTTCCAAATCTGGCCTGCAAACTGTTTTCGAAGTCCTCGACATTCAGAATAATTTTTGGCCTTCCTTGAAACCTATCTTTATGAATGTGATGTCACTTTGGAAAATGTACTGTCTTGGGAAAAAAA gCAAACCCACCAAAAAGAGACGCCGAGTTATACCACCGATGTGGTGGAGATGGGGTCGTAGAAGTTTCTTATTCCATATGCTGAACGGCCATCTTCGTGTAAAATCAAAATGA
- the LOC123921108 gene encoding histone deacetylase 15 isoform X6, translating into MNSVKSREAEISVHNQAYEVGESSVSDASDEVAEAKVQPNAKRARLQKELTFQDLYENQELFDEDDDEDGDWDPSQLQKCLEVIKWLCKNCTVDNINDDVCCRICGEHKDSKILSLGHFASPFAPDEDLNEIRPTIKGLRDIDPLESAANSSTAIGFDERMLLHAEVEMKPHPHPERPDRLRAIAASLARAGIFPGRCCSIPAREITQEELMMVHSSEHIESVEVTSKLMSSYFTSDTYANEHSACAARLAAGLCADLASAIVSGRAKNGFALVRPPGHHAGVKDVMGFCLHNNAAVAALAAQAAGAKKVLILDWDVHHGNGTQEIFEQNNSVLYISLHRHEGGAFYPGTGGAHEVGYMGAEGFCVNIPWSRGGVGDNDYIFAFQHVVLPIASEFAPDFTIISAGFDAARGDPLGGCDITPSGYAQMTHMLNALSGGKMLVILEGGYNLRSISSSATAVIKVLLGDSHVCELENSFPSKSGLQTVFEVLDIQNNFWPSLKPIFMNVMSLWKMYCLGKKSKPTKKRRRVIPPMWWRWGRRSFLFHMLNGHLRVKSK; encoded by the exons ATGAATTCTGTAAAGAGTAGGGAAGCTGAGATAAGTGTTCACAATCAAGCTTATGAAGTTGGTGAGAGCTCGGTTTCAGATGCTAGTGATGAAGTTGCTGAGGCCAAGGTACAGCCTAATGCC AAAAGGGCCAGGTTGCAGAAGGAACTAACTTTTCAGGACTTGTATGAAAACCAAGAGCTGTTTGATGAGGATGATGACGAGGACGGTGATTGGGATCCGTCTCAGTTGCAGAAGTGTCTCGAAGTCATCAAGTGGTTGTGTAAAAATTGTACTGTGGATAACATAAACGATGATGTTTGTTGCAGA ATATGTGGGGAGCATAAAGATTCTAAAATCCTGAGCCTTGGGCATTTTGCATCTCCCTTTGCACCAGATGAAGATCTCAATGAGATCCGGCCAACCATAAAAGGACTGAGAG ATATTGACCCACTGGAATCTGCAGCAAACAGTTCTACGGCAATTGGCTTTGATGAAAGAATGTTGTTGCATGCAGAA GTTGAAATGAAACCGCATCCGCACCCTGAAAGGCCAGATCGACTTCGAGCAATTGCTGCCAGTCTTGCCAGAGCTG GTATATTTCCAGGAAGATGCTGTTCAATTCCTGCTAGAGAAATCACTCAAGAAGAACTTATGATG GTTCATTCTTCGGAGCATATTGAATCTGTGGAAGTTACAAGCAAGTTAATGTCTAG TTACTTCACTTCTGACACATACGCCAATGAGCATTCAGCATGTGCTGCTAGGTTGGCAGCTGGGTTATGTGCTGATCTGGCATCGGCAATTGTTTCTGGACGTGCCAAAAATGGATTTGCTTTG GTTAGACCTCCTGGTCATCATGCCGGTGTAAAAGATGTGATGGGGTTTTGCCTTCACAATAATGCTGCAGTGGCAGCATTGGCGGCTCAGGCTGCAGGGGCTAAGAAGGTGCTCATTTTAGATTGG GATGTTCATCATGGAAATGGCACACAGGAAATATTTGAGCAAAACAATTCA GTCTTGTATATATCATTGCATAGGCATGAGGGTGGAGCGTTTTATCCTGGTACTGGAGGTGCTCATGAG GTTGGTTATATGGGTGCAGAAGGTTTCTGTGTGAATATTCCGTGGAGTCGAGGTGGTGTTGGTGATAATGATTACATTTTTGCATTTCAGCATGTTGTACTTCCTATAG CTTCCGAATTTGCTCCAGATTTTACCATAATATCAGCAGGATTTGATGCTGCTAGAGGTGATCCCCTAGGAGGCTGTGAT ATTACTCCTTCTGGCTATGCACAGATGACACACATGTTGAATGCCCTTTCTGGTGGAAAAATGCTTGTTATTCTTGAGGGGGG CTATAATCTTCGTTCTATATCATCTTCTGCAACTGCAGTAATCAAG GTATTACTGGGTGATAGTCATGTATGTGAACTGGAAAACAGTTTCCCTTCCAAATCTGGCCTGCAAACTGTTTTCGAAGTCCTCGACATTCAGAATAATTTTTGGCCTTCCTTGAAACCTATCTTTATGAATGTGATGTCACTTTGGAAAATGTACTGTCTTGGGAAAAAAA gCAAACCCACCAAAAAGAGACGCCGAGTTATACCACCGATGTGGTGGAGATGGGGTCGTAGAAGTTTCTTATTCCATATGCTGAACGGCCATCTTCGTGTAAAATCAAAATGA